In the genome of Ancylomarina subtilis, one region contains:
- a CDS encoding S9 family peptidase, whose translation MKKRLILGAICLLALCDVSVYAQDKTLSMKDAIIGQWRDFYPETIYQLTWRADKNEYSFIEKNSIMLGTPKGEARQILSLDELNTALSASSLDKADRIPAFTWLDANTIQFWMKSSLLRYKFIEKKAELVLNSEPKAENKTFCEANNKLAYTLENNLYIIDGKGTAVAVTEDSDKNFVNGQSVSRNEYGIDGGIFWSPQGESLAFYRKDESHVTDFPLVDINTRVGELREIKYPMAGMRSEIVSVGVYNLKTAKTLWLKVNDFGKERYLTNVSWGAAGKYIYIQVLNRASDHMKLNKYDATTGELVKTLLEEKDDRWVEPQHKLTFLKSKPNQFIYQSNTAGYNHLFLYDANGKLIKQLTSGDWMVTQILGFDKAEKNLFYESTEVSPIERHVYKLNMKTGKRTQLTKAQGYHSVKMSQSGAYFIDNYSSLNVPRVINIADGKGKVVKNLVTAENKLKDYNLGEISLGTIKSADDKTDLYYRLVKPANFDPAKKYPVVVYVYGGPHAQLVTDRWLGGARLWEEYMAQHGYVVFTLDNRGSANRGKEFEAIIHRQCGQPEMADQMKGVEFLKSQTYVDADRIGVHGWSYGGFMTISLITNYPDVFKVAVAGGPVIDWKWYEVMYGERYMDTPSENPDGYAKVSLLNKAKDLKGKLLICQGAIDKTVLWQHSLNFIRECIKNNVQVDYFPYPRAEHNVRGMDRIHLKQKVSNYFDDYLK comes from the coding sequence ATGAAAAAAAGACTCATTTTAGGAGCCATCTGTCTATTAGCTCTTTGTGATGTTTCTGTTTATGCTCAGGACAAAACCTTGAGTATGAAAGATGCTATAATTGGTCAGTGGCGCGACTTTTACCCGGAAACCATCTACCAATTAACATGGCGCGCTGATAAAAATGAATATAGCTTTATTGAGAAGAATTCAATTATGCTTGGAACACCGAAAGGGGAAGCCAGACAAATCCTGAGTCTGGACGAGTTAAATACAGCACTTTCGGCTAGTTCACTAGATAAAGCAGATAGGATTCCTGCCTTTACATGGCTTGATGCTAATACCATTCAGTTTTGGATGAAATCGAGTTTATTGCGTTATAAGTTTATTGAGAAAAAAGCTGAGCTTGTTTTAAATTCAGAACCTAAAGCAGAAAATAAAACATTTTGTGAAGCGAATAACAAGTTGGCATATACCTTAGAGAACAATCTTTATATTATAGATGGTAAAGGAACTGCAGTTGCTGTTACAGAGGATAGCGATAAAAACTTTGTGAATGGGCAAAGTGTGAGTAGAAATGAGTATGGAATTGATGGTGGAATCTTTTGGTCACCCCAAGGGGAGTCTTTGGCTTTCTATCGGAAAGATGAGAGCCATGTGACAGATTTCCCATTGGTTGATATTAATACCCGTGTTGGTGAGTTGAGAGAAATCAAATACCCAATGGCAGGTATGCGTTCTGAAATTGTGTCAGTAGGTGTTTATAATTTAAAAACGGCCAAAACCCTTTGGTTGAAGGTAAATGACTTTGGAAAAGAAAGGTATTTAACTAATGTAAGCTGGGGAGCAGCTGGTAAATATATTTATATTCAGGTGCTAAACAGAGCTTCAGATCATATGAAGCTTAACAAATACGATGCAACAACAGGTGAGTTGGTTAAGACTTTATTGGAGGAAAAAGATGATCGTTGGGTTGAACCGCAACACAAGCTTACCTTTTTGAAAAGTAAACCTAATCAGTTTATTTATCAGTCTAATACAGCAGGTTATAATCACCTGTTTCTGTATGATGCTAATGGTAAGTTGATCAAGCAACTCACATCCGGAGACTGGATGGTTACTCAGATTTTGGGTTTTGACAAAGCTGAAAAGAACTTGTTTTATGAGTCAACTGAGGTGAGTCCCATTGAGCGTCATGTTTATAAATTAAATATGAAGACGGGTAAGCGCACTCAATTGACTAAAGCCCAAGGTTATCATAGCGTAAAAATGAGTCAGTCAGGAGCTTATTTTATTGATAATTACAGTAGCTTAAATGTTCCTCGCGTCATCAACATTGCTGACGGCAAAGGAAAAGTTGTGAAAAATTTGGTTACTGCTGAAAACAAACTTAAAGATTATAATTTGGGTGAGATTTCTTTGGGAACAATAAAGTCTGCTGATGATAAAACTGACTTATATTACAGACTGGTTAAACCTGCAAATTTTGATCCTGCAAAGAAATATCCGGTAGTTGTCTATGTTTATGGAGGTCCTCACGCTCAGTTGGTAACCGACAGATGGTTAGGCGGAGCTCGTTTATGGGAAGAGTATATGGCTCAGCATGGTTATGTCGTTTTTACTCTTGATAACAGAGGATCGGCCAATCGAGGTAAAGAATTCGAAGCAATTATTCACCGTCAGTGTGGGCAGCCTGAAATGGCAGATCAAATGAAAGGAGTTGAGTTTTTGAAATCACAAACTTATGTGGATGCGGATCGTATTGGTGTTCATGGATGGAGCTATGGTGGTTTTATGACCATTTCGTTGATTACAAATTACCCGGATGTGTTTAAAGTTGCTGTTGCCGGAGGTCCGGTAATCGATTGGAAGTGGTATGAGGTGATGTATGGCGAACGTTATATGGATACACCAAGTGAGAACCCTGATGGTTATGCTAAAGTTTCTTTATTAAATAAGGCAAAAGATTTAAAAGGTAAACTATTAATCTGTCAGGGTGCAATCGACAAAACAGTCTTGTGGCAGCACAGTTTGAATTTTATCAGAGAATGTATCAAGAACAATGTTCAGGTTGATTATTTCCCTTATCCACGAGCAGAACACAATGTTAGAGGAATGGATCGAATTCACTTGAAACAGAAAGTCAGTAATTATTTTGATGACTATTTGAAATAG
- a CDS encoding nucleotidyltransferase family protein produces the protein MINAMIFAAGLGTRLQHYTKNCPKALVKLNGKPLLEHCILKMKDFGVDRIVINVHHFADQIEDFLESNENFGLDIRISDERDLLLDTGGAIKKAAPLFIPNAPILIYNVDVLSSLDLGDLLSAHKQNQALATLNLIDKKTDRYLCFNHDGLLCAWKNDATHEEKIVNVSHLNSKAYSFSGIHIIESELLDLIEEEGVFSVIDLYLRLAKSHRIAGFHDSSDLWMDLGKPEELLKAETLMKK, from the coding sequence ATGATTAATGCGATGATATTTGCTGCGGGTCTTGGTACACGCTTGCAACACTATACTAAGAATTGCCCTAAAGCTTTGGTTAAACTCAATGGGAAACCTCTTTTAGAGCATTGCATTTTAAAGATGAAAGATTTTGGTGTGGACAGAATTGTGATCAATGTCCACCATTTTGCCGATCAAATTGAGGACTTTTTAGAATCGAATGAAAATTTTGGTCTGGATATCCGAATTTCTGATGAGAGGGACCTTCTCTTGGATACCGGGGGTGCAATTAAAAAGGCAGCGCCTTTATTTATTCCTAATGCTCCCATCTTAATTTACAATGTAGATGTGCTGAGTTCTTTAGATTTGGGAGATCTTTTATCGGCTCACAAGCAGAATCAAGCATTGGCAACTTTGAATTTAATTGATAAAAAAACGGATAGGTATCTGTGTTTTAATCATGACGGTTTGTTGTGTGCATGGAAAAATGATGCGACTCATGAAGAAAAAATAGTGAATGTCAGTCATTTGAATTCTAAAGCTTATAGTTTTTCAGGCATTCATATTATTGAATCAGAATTATTAGATCTGATTGAAGAGGAGGGTGTTTTTTCCGTCATAGATTTGTATTTGCGTTTAGCAAAAAGTCATAGAATAGCTGGCTTTCACGATTCATCTGATTTGTGGATGGATCTTGGTAAGCCGGAAGAATTGTTGAAGGCCGAAACACTTATGAAAAAATAG
- a CDS encoding ATP-binding cassette domain-containing protein produces the protein MSERILKALMQLFAIIAHPEGAGEKRRAMVVKYLYRQLDQDSAQEYLNLYNTYYQDTVDRNNRRSKRKQVISSRSVRVLRICSEMNKELVARQKIIILIQLLEFLMESDEITDGEKEFVETVADTFNLPIDGYIRLQDFMLSDFDKIKESDRLLTINNKKEHKGEGEHIYSEGISGEIKILRLVRIDMFVIRFQGLKELYMNGLALKPERVHILTQGSSVRNPRIEPIYFSDILSTFNREAINERVVFEAKDIEFRYKENDQGVHQHSFKEESGKMVGIMGSSGAGKTTLLNILNGSLSPQKGQVLINGHDIYSDKESIEGVIGHVSQDDLLIDSLTVFENLYFNAKLCFDKYSSFKLIRLVYKVLNDLGLYDARNLKVGNPLDKKISGGQRKRLNIALELIREPAVLFLDEPTSGLSSRDSSKIMDLLKNLALKGKLIFVVVHQPSSETFKMFDRLLFLDLGGYMIFNGNPLDAITYFKSETQQANRSGNECEVCGNIDADQIFNMVESEVLDEYGIPTQTRKVRPEQWDKRFKESDIAQKHIEDATELPPISFKVPKQFKQFSVFVKRDIISKLANKQYLLINFFETPLLAFILSYIIKFYNIDKANQLGYTFSNNSNIPVYLFMSVIVALFIGLTISAEEIIKDRKILKRERFLNLSPASYFLSKVVILFSVSAFQAFIFVIIGNSILEIKGMYFTYWLVLFSSWCFANMLGLVISDSFKTVINIYILIPFILIPQLILSGVIVKFDKINPNISHPNRIPWYGEIITARWAYEALAVEQFTANEYEKHFYLFDKIMSQADYKKNYWLPILKNKLSDCEKILRKGNVDEKYNSNLSLIYNELKAHSLPIEFKKLDLLDRNPTNMVLLKEVKMYLNDLNRHYIMLYNAANKKKDEELLALQSKFPDKESFVNMKKSYDNDRLTEFVKNSNDIERIVEYEDRLYQRIDPVFRDGGSSFLKAHFYAPRKKIFNREFDTYWVNITIIWLMTISLYFVLYFGLFKRFLNSLERRIVLKLT, from the coding sequence ATGAGCGAAAGAATTCTAAAAGCCCTAATGCAATTATTCGCGATCATTGCGCACCCTGAAGGTGCAGGTGAAAAGCGACGCGCAATGGTTGTCAAATATCTGTACCGCCAACTAGATCAGGATTCCGCTCAGGAATATCTGAACCTATACAACACTTATTATCAAGATACTGTTGACAGAAACAACAGGCGATCAAAAAGAAAGCAAGTCATCTCGTCTCGCTCAGTCCGGGTACTTCGGATTTGCAGCGAAATGAATAAAGAACTTGTCGCCAGACAGAAAATCATTATCCTTATTCAATTACTTGAATTCCTTATGGAAAGTGATGAAATTACAGATGGTGAAAAGGAATTCGTCGAAACGGTTGCAGACACCTTTAATTTGCCTATCGATGGCTATATCAGGCTGCAAGACTTTATGCTCTCAGACTTTGACAAAATCAAAGAATCTGATCGGCTTTTGACAATTAACAACAAAAAGGAACATAAGGGAGAAGGCGAACATATCTATTCTGAAGGAATATCCGGAGAAATTAAAATTCTCCGACTTGTTAGAATCGACATGTTTGTAATACGTTTCCAAGGTCTTAAAGAGCTATACATGAATGGGCTTGCTTTAAAACCAGAACGTGTTCATATTCTGACTCAAGGTTCTTCTGTTCGCAACCCCAGGATCGAGCCCATTTATTTTAGCGATATCTTAAGCACATTCAACCGTGAAGCAATTAACGAGCGTGTTGTTTTCGAGGCTAAGGATATTGAATTTCGATATAAAGAAAATGATCAGGGTGTTCACCAACATTCGTTTAAGGAGGAATCCGGAAAAATGGTTGGAATTATGGGCTCAAGTGGTGCCGGTAAAACAACACTTCTGAATATCTTAAATGGATCATTATCCCCGCAGAAAGGGCAAGTCTTAATAAATGGTCATGATATATACAGTGATAAAGAATCCATAGAAGGGGTTATCGGGCATGTCTCTCAAGATGACCTTCTTATTGATTCACTGACTGTTTTTGAAAACCTCTATTTTAATGCAAAACTCTGTTTCGATAAGTATTCTTCTTTCAAACTCATCAGACTTGTTTATAAAGTTCTGAATGATTTAGGCCTATATGATGCACGAAATTTAAAAGTAGGAAATCCACTTGATAAAAAAATCAGTGGTGGCCAACGTAAACGATTAAACATTGCCCTTGAGCTAATTAGAGAACCTGCTGTTCTTTTTCTCGATGAGCCTACATCTGGCTTATCATCACGAGACTCATCTAAAATTATGGATCTCCTTAAAAACTTAGCTTTAAAAGGTAAGTTAATCTTTGTTGTTGTTCATCAACCCTCAAGCGAAACATTTAAGATGTTTGACCGTCTTCTCTTTCTTGATTTAGGCGGATATATGATTTTCAATGGCAACCCTCTTGATGCCATCACCTACTTTAAATCAGAAACACAACAAGCTAACCGTAGCGGTAACGAATGTGAAGTTTGTGGTAATATCGATGCCGACCAAATTTTCAATATGGTTGAATCTGAGGTGCTTGATGAGTACGGGATTCCAACACAAACCCGCAAAGTCAGACCAGAGCAATGGGATAAAAGATTCAAAGAGAGTGATATCGCCCAAAAACATATTGAAGATGCAACAGAATTACCTCCTATCAGTTTTAAAGTACCTAAACAGTTTAAACAATTTAGTGTATTTGTCAAACGAGATATCATATCGAAATTAGCTAATAAACAATACCTGCTTATAAATTTCTTCGAGACACCCCTTCTGGCATTTATCTTATCCTATATTATAAAATTCTATAATATCGATAAAGCCAATCAACTTGGATACACATTTAGCAATAACAGTAATATTCCTGTTTACCTTTTTATGTCGGTGATTGTTGCTTTATTTATAGGCTTGACTATAAGTGCAGAAGAAATTATTAAGGACCGAAAAATTCTAAAAAGAGAACGTTTTCTCAACTTAAGTCCGGCAAGTTATTTTTTATCAAAGGTTGTTATTCTTTTTTCAGTGTCAGCATTCCAAGCCTTTATATTTGTTATCATTGGCAACTCGATACTCGAGATAAAAGGCATGTATTTTACCTACTGGCTGGTTTTATTTAGCTCGTGGTGTTTTGCCAACATGCTAGGCTTAGTTATTTCTGATAGCTTTAAAACAGTCATAAACATCTATATTTTAATCCCATTTATACTAATTCCACAACTTATTTTAAGTGGTGTTATTGTTAAATTCGACAAGATCAACCCGAATATTTCTCATCCCAACAGAATACCTTGGTATGGTGAAATTATTACGGCCAGATGGGCTTATGAAGCATTAGCCGTTGAGCAATTTACAGCAAATGAATACGAAAAACATTTCTATCTATTTGACAAAATCATGAGCCAGGCTGATTATAAGAAAAACTATTGGCTGCCCATCCTAAAAAATAAACTTAGCGATTGTGAGAAAATCTTAAGAAAAGGAAATGTCGATGAAAAATACAACTCAAATCTGAGTTTGATTTATAATGAACTTAAAGCGCATTCACTTCCTATCGAGTTTAAAAAGCTTGATCTTTTAGATCGAAACCCAACGAACATGGTTCTTTTAAAAGAGGTCAAGATGTACCTTAACGACCTGAACCGTCATTACATCATGCTTTATAATGCTGCTAACAAGAAAAAAGACGAAGAGCTTCTTGCCTTACAAAGCAAATTCCCTGATAAAGAGAGTTTCGTTAATATGAAAAAGTCTTACGATAATGACAGATTAACCGAATTTGTAAAAAACAGCAATGATATAGAACGTATTGTCGAATATGAGGATCGATTGTATCAACGAATTGATCCGGTCTTCAGAGATGGCGGTAGTTCCTTTTTAAAAGCGCATTTTTATGCCCCCAGGAAAAAGATATTTAATCGGGAATTCGATACGTATTGGGTCAATATCACCATTATCTGGTTGATGACTATTTCCCTCTATTTCGTTTTGTATTTTGGATTATTTAAACGCTTTTTAAACTCGCTCGAACGTCGAATCGTTTTAAAACTAACCTAA
- a CDS encoding MATE family efflux transporter, translating to MKTKIDSKSIWTIAYPIILGSVAQNIISVTDTAFLGHLSETALGAAAIATIFYFAIVMLVWGFGLGTQIVIARRVGEQNYTLVGKTFIHAFYFLMFSGVLLFGFMEFQSPSLLKWMVSSDAIFQASNDYISYRAWGILFACVNLLFRAFYIGIAKTKVISWSTGVMAVVNVFFDYALIFGNFGLPEMGIKGAALASVFAEFTAMIFFIVFTLRKIPIAHYDLFHFCKIDWPLFSRLIKVSFPIMIQNFLALSCWFVFFILVERMGEHELAISNIIRSIYVLLMVPVWAFGSAVNTLVSQVIGEGFPDKVMLIIWRTIKLSFLSVFALVGISIFIPDLIISIYTDNALLIEHTRPVVYVVFGASLLFPIAITLFHGISGTGRTFHAMLVEVVVLTFYLGAVYVLTQVLQVSVSEVWLSEYFYAIFLGTASLLYLKYAKWRGSVV from the coding sequence TTGAAAACAAAAATAGATTCTAAAAGCATCTGGACGATAGCTTATCCCATTATATTAGGTAGTGTGGCGCAGAATATCATATCTGTGACCGATACAGCTTTTCTGGGGCATTTGAGTGAAACGGCTCTGGGAGCTGCTGCTATTGCAACCATCTTTTACTTTGCAATTGTTATGCTAGTTTGGGGATTCGGTTTGGGTACTCAAATTGTAATTGCCAGACGGGTAGGGGAGCAAAATTATACTTTGGTGGGTAAAACTTTTATCCATGCGTTTTATTTTTTAATGTTCTCTGGAGTTCTTTTGTTTGGTTTCATGGAATTTCAATCGCCTTCTCTTCTCAAGTGGATGGTTAGTTCTGATGCTATCTTTCAGGCGAGTAATGATTATATTTCTTATCGCGCCTGGGGGATTTTGTTTGCCTGTGTCAACCTTTTGTTTCGGGCGTTTTATATTGGAATTGCTAAAACTAAGGTGATTAGTTGGAGCACAGGAGTGATGGCTGTTGTGAATGTCTTTTTTGATTATGCCTTAATATTTGGAAATTTTGGCTTGCCCGAGATGGGAATTAAAGGAGCTGCTTTAGCTTCGGTGTTTGCTGAATTCACAGCGATGATTTTCTTTATTGTCTTTACATTGAGGAAAATCCCTATTGCCCATTATGATCTGTTTCACTTCTGTAAGATCGACTGGCCCTTGTTTTCGAGGTTGATAAAAGTATCATTTCCTATCATGATTCAGAACTTTTTGGCTCTTTCGTGTTGGTTTGTTTTTTTTATTTTGGTTGAGAGAATGGGGGAGCACGAGCTGGCAATTTCTAATATTATTCGAAGTATCTATGTCTTACTAATGGTGCCTGTTTGGGCCTTTGGTTCTGCAGTGAATACGCTCGTTAGTCAGGTTATTGGCGAAGGATTTCCTGATAAAGTAATGTTGATTATTTGGCGAACTATAAAGTTGTCTTTTTTATCCGTTTTTGCATTGGTTGGGATTTCGATTTTTATTCCGGACCTGATTATATCAATTTATACTGATAATGCTTTATTGATTGAGCATACCCGTCCTGTTGTGTACGTTGTATTTGGTGCATCGCTTTTGTTTCCAATTGCGATTACTTTATTTCATGGTATTTCAGGAACAGGACGTACGTTTCATGCGATGCTTGTTGAAGTTGTTGTTCTTACATTTTATTTAGGAGCAGTTTATGTTCTGACACAAGTGTTACAGGTTTCTGTATCAGAAGTCTGGTTGTCAGAATATTTCTATGCAATATTTCTGGGGACTGCATCTCTTTTATATCTCAAATATGCAAAGTGGCGGGGAAGTGTTGTTTAA